In one window of Brenneria goodwinii DNA:
- a CDS encoding ABC transporter permease, whose translation MDATYLAIVSTGLRLSVPLIFAALGGIWSERAGVFNLALEGSLLSGAFGAALGSFYFHSAWAGLAVGLFAAGLTGLLLAVMTVWLSINQMVAGIAINMFVIGITAFLSRIVFSGQGASDSLTGFTAVAIPGLSSLPVVGNLLFNQDALLYLMYALVPLAWWLLFHTSWGLNLRATGEYPRAVDSAGLSVFGIRFISVIGSGAIAGLGGCYLVLSQVFMFTEHMSAGKGFIALAALILGRWHPIGAVAACLLFGLADALQLRLQFSHPDVPYQLFVVLPYVASIGALIIFAGKIKPPAAAGEHYQRGGK comes from the coding sequence ATGGATGCCACCTATCTCGCGATCGTCTCAACCGGGTTACGCCTGTCCGTACCGCTGATCTTCGCCGCGCTGGGCGGCATCTGGTCGGAGCGCGCCGGCGTGTTCAATCTGGCGCTGGAAGGCAGTCTGCTCAGCGGCGCTTTCGGCGCGGCGTTGGGCAGCTTCTACTTCCACAGCGCCTGGGCCGGACTGGCGGTCGGCCTGTTCGCCGCCGGGCTGACCGGCCTGCTGCTCGCGGTGATGACCGTCTGGCTGTCAATCAATCAGATGGTGGCGGGCATCGCCATCAACATGTTCGTTATCGGCATCACCGCCTTTCTCTCGCGCATCGTGTTCAGCGGTCAGGGCGCGTCCGACAGCCTGACGGGCTTTACCGCCGTCGCCATTCCCGGACTCTCCTCGCTGCCGGTGGTGGGGAACCTGTTGTTCAATCAGGATGCGCTACTGTATCTGATGTATGCGCTGGTGCCGCTGGCCTGGTGGCTGTTATTCCATACCTCCTGGGGGCTGAATCTGCGCGCCACCGGCGAGTACCCGCGGGCGGTGGACAGCGCCGGCCTGTCGGTATTTGGTATTCGTTTTATCAGCGTGATCGGATCCGGCGCTATCGCCGGTCTGGGCGGATGCTACCTGGTGCTATCGCAGGTGTTTATGTTTACGGAACACATGAGCGCCGGCAAAGGCTTTATCGCACTGGCCGCGCTGATACTGGGCCGCTGGCACCCGATCGGCGCCGTGGCGGCCTGCTTGTTGTTCGGGCTGGCGGATGCGCTCCAACTGCGGCTGCAATTCAGCCATCCTGACGTACCCTATCAACTGTTCGTCGTTCTGCCCTATGTCGCGTCGATCGGTGCGCTGATTATCTTTGCCGGGAAAATCAAGCCGCCCGCCGCCGCCGGAGAACATTACCAGCGCGGGGGAAAATAA
- a CDS encoding polysaccharide deacetylase family protein codes for MTTKHSMIKNPIPWPNGARCAVAITFDVDVDSFLHLQRPADSYKRVSTLSTLQYDPQVGVPRILQTYRELGLKQTFFVPAWCIERYPQMVEAIVSDGHEVGHHGYIHEHVNELSEAEERFWLRKSIEIIERHTGKRPRGFRAPLYNFSPATTDLLIEEGFQYDASLMGDDMPYLLRGNKGHLVELPTHWAMDDWPPYVHMSDIDYVMPIRSPQEAIGVYKAEFDAMWEYGGLLVAVWHPFVTGRLARWHETVRFIEYMQSRGGVWFATLEEIAAHVNQIHAAGQAPLREESMPPYPGPVTYDRF; via the coding sequence ATGACAACAAAACACAGTATGATCAAAAACCCCATTCCGTGGCCCAACGGCGCGCGCTGCGCCGTGGCGATCACCTTTGATGTGGACGTGGACAGCTTTCTCCATCTGCAACGTCCGGCCGACAGCTATAAGCGGGTCAGCACGCTTTCAACCCTGCAATACGATCCGCAGGTCGGCGTGCCGAGGATCCTGCAAACGTACCGCGAACTGGGTCTTAAGCAGACGTTCTTCGTGCCGGCGTGGTGCATTGAGCGTTATCCGCAGATGGTGGAAGCCATCGTCAGCGACGGCCATGAGGTCGGCCACCATGGCTATATCCATGAACACGTCAACGAGCTTAGCGAAGCCGAAGAACGTTTCTGGCTGCGCAAATCCATTGAGATTATCGAACGCCACACCGGAAAACGTCCGCGCGGCTTTCGCGCTCCGCTGTATAACTTTTCCCCGGCCACCACGGATCTACTGATAGAAGAAGGGTTTCAGTACGATGCCTCGCTGATGGGAGACGACATGCCTTATCTGCTGCGCGGTAACAAAGGGCATCTGGTGGAGCTGCCCACCCATTGGGCGATGGACGACTGGCCGCCGTATGTGCATATGAGCGATATCGACTACGTGATGCCGATCCGCTCGCCGCAGGAGGCGATCGGCGTGTATAAGGCCGAATTCGACGCCATGTGGGAGTACGGCGGTCTGCTGGTGGCGGTGTGGCACCCGTTCGTCACCGGACGGCTGGCCCGCTGGCATGAAACGGTGCGTTTTATTGAATATATGCAGTCGCGCGGCGGCGTATGGTTCGCGACGCTTGAAGAGATCGCCGCCCACGTGAACCAGATCCATGCCGCGGGACAGGCGCCGCTACGCGAGGAATCCATGCCGCCCTATCCGGGGCCGGTCACCTACGACAGGTTCTGA
- the ggt gene encoding gamma-glutamyltransferase produces MKKGKLLVSLTVTALLFSGALQAASAPAVEAKNGMVVSSQYLASQVGVDIMKMGGNAIDAAVAVGYAQAVVNPCCGNIGGGGFMTIHLANGKDTFINFRETAPAAASADMYLDAEGNVKKGASLYGYLAAGVPGTVLGLDTAQQKYGRLSREQVMAPAIKLARYGFELTRADTDILDTTVARFKNDPESARIFLRPDGSPLQPGDKLVQRDLANTLQAIADNGPDAFYKGKIPLAVEQAAKQGGGILTAADFANYHITETAPVSCDYRGYTFVSSPPPSSGGIAICEILNIVEGYDLKAMGFNSAASVHVLTEAMRHAYMDRNTYLGDPEFVRNPVNRLLSKDYAAEIRSKIEPENATPSRQVEPGIGPHEKPETTHYSIVDNQGNAVSTTYTVNGRFGAVVIAPGTGFFLNDEMDDFTTKVGEKNLYGLVQGERNSIAPGKRPLSSMSPSLVTKDGKVFMVLGSPGGSRIISITLQTALNVIDHGMAPQEAVDAPRIHHQWLPDEVYYEQRGLSADTLALLKLRGYKMVEQTPWGAAELILVGLPGVAGVTPANSGNDSALSGKVREGYLYGANDIRRPAGAAIGY; encoded by the coding sequence ATGAAAAAAGGGAAATTGCTCGTGTCGTTGACCGTGACGGCATTGTTGTTCAGCGGAGCGTTGCAGGCGGCGTCCGCCCCGGCGGTGGAAGCGAAAAACGGCATGGTGGTCAGTTCGCAGTATCTGGCTTCGCAGGTCGGGGTCGATATCATGAAGATGGGGGGCAACGCCATTGATGCCGCCGTCGCCGTGGGTTATGCCCAGGCGGTGGTTAACCCCTGCTGCGGCAATATCGGCGGCGGCGGGTTTATGACCATTCATCTGGCGAACGGCAAAGATACATTCATTAACTTTCGTGAAACCGCGCCCGCCGCGGCGAGCGCCGACATGTACCTTGATGCCGAGGGCAACGTGAAGAAAGGCGCCAGCCTGTACGGTTATCTGGCCGCCGGCGTGCCGGGCACGGTGCTGGGGCTGGATACGGCGCAGCAAAAGTACGGCAGGCTGAGCCGCGAACAGGTGATGGCGCCGGCGATCAAGCTGGCGCGCTACGGTTTTGAACTCACCAGGGCGGACACCGACATTCTGGATACCACGGTTGCGCGTTTTAAAAACGATCCGGAATCCGCGCGTATCTTCCTGCGTCCTGACGGTAGCCCGTTGCAGCCCGGCGATAAACTGGTGCAGCGCGATCTGGCGAATACTTTGCAGGCCATTGCCGATAACGGCCCGGACGCTTTCTATAAGGGAAAAATTCCGCTGGCGGTCGAGCAGGCGGCAAAACAGGGCGGCGGTATTCTGACGGCGGCCGACTTCGCCAATTACCACATTACTGAAACCGCGCCGGTGAGTTGTGATTACCGCGGTTATACGTTCGTTTCCTCGCCGCCGCCCAGCTCTGGCGGCATCGCGATATGTGAAATTCTGAATATCGTGGAAGGTTACGATCTCAAAGCCATGGGCTTTAATTCCGCGGCTTCCGTGCATGTGCTGACGGAAGCCATGCGTCACGCCTATATGGATCGCAATACCTATCTGGGCGATCCGGAATTTGTGCGCAACCCGGTGAATCGCCTGTTAAGTAAAGATTACGCTGCGGAAATCCGCAGTAAAATCGAGCCGGAGAACGCCACGCCGTCGCGGCAGGTGGAGCCGGGGATCGGACCGCATGAGAAACCGGAAACCACCCACTATTCGATTGTTGATAATCAGGGAAACGCCGTTTCCACCACCTATACGGTCAACGGCCGCTTTGGCGCGGTGGTCATTGCGCCGGGCACCGGCTTCTTCCTCAACGACGAAATGGATGATTTCACCACCAAAGTCGGGGAGAAAAACCTGTACGGACTGGTGCAGGGAGAGCGTAACTCCATCGCCCCCGGTAAGCGCCCGCTATCATCCATGAGCCCGTCGCTGGTGACGAAAGACGGAAAAGTATTCATGGTGCTCGGTTCGCCGGGCGGTTCGCGCATTATCTCGATTACGCTGCAAACGGCGCTGAATGTCATCGACCACGGCATGGCGCCGCAGGAGGCGGTTGACGCGCCGCGCATCCACCATCAGTGGTTGCCGGATGAGGTCTATTACGAACAACGCGGCCTGTCGGCGGATACGCTGGCGTTGCTGAAACTGCGGGGGTACAAGATGGTCGAGCAAACGCCCTGGGGCGCGGCAGAGCTGATTCTGGTCGGCTTGCCAGGCGTGGCGGGGGTGACGCCCGCCAATTCCGGCAATGACTCCGCGCTATCCGGCAAAGTGCGCGAAGGCTATCTGTACGGCGCCAACGACATCCGCCGTCCGGCGGGAGCCGCCATCGGTTATTGA
- a CDS encoding EamA family transporter, giving the protein MSVKDRLLALCVVILWGVNFVVIKVGLHGMPPFLLAGLRFSLVALPAIFFVPAPRIPFRWLLAYGMTMSFGQFAFLFCAIKLGMPAGIASLVLQAQAFFTLLIGVVLLGEKLRWNHIAGILVAVAGIVVLAEGRPVTQTAGGMTLVTLLLTLAGALSWAFGNISNKVIMSRNGNVKIMSLVVWSALIPIVPFFACSWLFEGETLIVDSLVNIQLPTILSLLYLAFIATIVGYGIWGNLLARYETWRVAPLSLLVPVVGLVSTALLLGETLSGLQIVGALMIMLGLLINVFGSRLWTYRLAKHA; this is encoded by the coding sequence ATGTCGGTAAAAGACAGGCTGCTCGCCCTTTGTGTGGTGATTTTATGGGGCGTGAATTTTGTGGTGATTAAGGTCGGCCTGCATGGTATGCCGCCTTTTCTGCTCGCCGGGCTGCGATTTTCTCTGGTGGCGTTACCGGCCATCTTCTTTGTGCCGGCTCCCCGCATTCCTTTCCGCTGGCTGCTGGCCTACGGTATGACGATGAGCTTCGGTCAGTTCGCTTTTCTGTTCTGCGCGATTAAATTGGGGATGCCGGCAGGCATTGCCTCGCTGGTTTTACAGGCGCAGGCGTTTTTTACGCTGCTGATCGGCGTCGTGTTGCTGGGGGAAAAACTCAGGTGGAACCATATCGCGGGTATCCTGGTGGCGGTGGCTGGGATAGTGGTACTGGCCGAAGGCCGGCCGGTGACGCAAACGGCGGGCGGCATGACGCTGGTTACACTACTGCTGACGTTGGCCGGCGCGCTGTCCTGGGCGTTCGGCAACATCAGCAACAAGGTGATTATGAGCCGGAACGGTAACGTGAAAATTATGTCGCTGGTGGTGTGGAGCGCGCTAATCCCCATCGTGCCTTTCTTCGCCTGTTCATGGTTATTCGAGGGGGAAACGCTGATTGTCGACAGCCTGGTGAATATTCAACTGCCAACCATTCTGTCGCTGCTTTACCTGGCGTTCATCGCGACGATCGTCGGTTACGGCATTTGGGGAAACCTGCTGGCGCGTTACGAAACCTGGCGTGTTGCGCCGCTCTCTTTGCTGGTGCCGGTCGTGGGGCTGGTCAGCACCGCGCTGCTCCTTGGCGAAACCCTGTCCGGATTACAGATAGTGGGCGCCCTGATGATTATGCTGGGGCTGCTAATCAATGTATTTGGTTCCCGTCTGTGGACATATCGATTGGCGAAACATGCTTAG